A DNA window from Archocentrus centrarchus isolate MPI-CPG fArcCen1 chromosome 15, fArcCen1, whole genome shotgun sequence contains the following coding sequences:
- the gtf2a1l gene encoding TFIIA-alpha and beta-like factor has product MLTDTGPVAKLYLSIIDDVIDSVRELFLDEGVEDRVLDDLRHLWESKVMQSKAMEGLRKNSINPSNFVLHLPASYTHTDQELTASVVIPANQNIRSFPVKNNSETLATFSLPAGLAYPVQIPAGVTLQTASGQLYKVNVPVVVTQAPVGQQPATQPMQKVNEWREASAPQPAPVPPNPIPPHEAEPSSVPAPSVTQPKTILPSSQEGSLPQQSTEPDFPQEENEPNPQPNLSTTASPCTQLLDFQIRREEALAQSRDIDDILKEVIEEETEKAERARKLAPVESGNQSEAALGLDLDYNYSQFSDIVQLDGPADNSDREEEEEVPLEENDFLGIINAEAIKALQEGNESSDGNSISSSSDGEGADELANIEEEDPLNSGDDVIEQDIPDLFDTDNVIVCQYDKIHRSKNRWKFHLKDGVMCYGGRDYVFSKAVGEAEW; this is encoded by the exons ATGCTGACCGACACAGGCCCTGTG GCCAAACTCTACTTGTCCATAATCGACGATGTGATTGACAGCGTGAGGGAGCTCTTCTTGGACGAAGGAGTTGAAGACCGCGTCCTGGATGATTTAAGACAC CTCTGGGAGTCAAAAGTGATGCAGTCAAAAGCAATGGAAGGCTTAAGGAAAAACAGCATCAACCCATCCAACTTTGTGCTCCATCTTCCTGCCAGCTACACTCACACTGATCAGGAACTCACAG CATCAGTCGTGATCCCTGCGAATCAGAATATCCGCAGCTTCCCAGTCAAG aacaatTCTGAGACACTTGCTACCTTTTCCCTCCCTGCTGGATTGGCTTACCCTGTGCAGATACCAGCAGGAGTCACTCTACAAACAGCCTCTG GTCAACTTTACAAGGTCAATGTTCCTGTTGTGGTTACGCAGGCCCCAGTGGGTCAGCAACCTGCAACCCAACCCATGCAGAAAGTCAATGAATGGAGGGAGGCTTCTGCCCCCCAGCCTGCTCCAGTCCCACCAAATCCCATTCCTCCCCATGAGGCAGAACCATCCTCTGTTCCAGCGCCGTCTGTCACACAGCCAAAGACCATTTTACCCTCCAGCCAGGAGGGCAGCCTTCCCCAGCAGTCTACAGAGCCAGATTTCCCTCAGGAAGAAAATGAGCCAAATCCACAACCTAACCTCAGCACGACTGCCTCACCTTGCACTCAGTTATTAGACTTCCAGATCAGAAGAGAGGAGGCTTTGGCACAGAGCAGAGACATTGATGACATCCTGAAAGAAGTGAtcgaggaggagacagagaaaGCAGAAAGGGCAAGGAAGCTAGCTCCTGTGGAGTCTGGCAACCAGTCTGAAGCTGCTCTTGGG TTGGACCTGGACTACAACTATAGCCAGTTCTCAGACATTGTTCAGCTGGATGGTCCTGCAGACAACTCTGAccgagaggaggaagaggaggttccCCTGGAAGAGAATGACTTTCTGGGTATAATCAATGCAGAAGCCATAAAGGCCCTGCAGGAAGGAAATGAAAGCAGTGATGGCAACAGCATCTCCTCCAGCAGTGATGGTGAAGGTGCAGATGAACTCGCTAACATAGAGGAGGAG GACCCTCTGAATTCAGGTGATGATGTGATTGAGCAGGACATCCCAGACCTCTTTGACACTGACAATGTCATTGTTTGCCAGTATGACAAA attcACCGCAGTAAGAACCGCTGGAAGTTTCATCTTAAGGATGGAGTGATGTGTTACGGAGGCAGGGACTACGTTTTTTCTAAAGCTGTTGGGGAAGCAGAGTGGTAA
- the LOC115793545 gene encoding lutropin-choriogonadotropic hormone receptor, whose product MASRAVWLLFALSGVLNARSCCAYTCPAICQCTADSFQCSRDTQLASRTGPTSVLRLRLTHLPLKRVPTHAFKELINITIIEISQSDCITHIQTHAFLSLHSLAQISVQNINSLRFIEKGAFTDLPKLEYLSISNTGIAHFPDFTTISSLSSNIILEMADNMEIDIIPANSFQGITEEYVDMNLVRNGFKEIKSHAFNGTKLNTLILRDNCYLSNIQEDAFEGATGPAVLDVSSTALSSLPTNGLRQVRFLKASRAYALKSLPPLESLAELLEAELTYPSHCCAFHTWRRKQRESALKNLTKFCDLINTEIDPTADDMSLINDINFQYPDLEFDCLNNPFVKCTPEPDAFNPCEDLLGFSFLRCLTWIIMVFAVAGNLAVLVILLISHHKLTVSRFLMCNLAFADLCMGLYLILIAFMDYHSRHEYYNHATDWQTGPGCGIAGFLTVFASELSVYTLTVISLERWHTITNAMHVNKRLRLHHVTAMMVGGWAFSLLVALLPLVGVSSYSKVSICLPMDIDTLSSQVYVVAVLVLNVVAFLVVCYCYICIYLSVHNPEHSTRHGDTKIAKRMAVLIFTDFLCMAPISFFAISAALRMPLITVSHSKILLILFYPINSLCNPFLYTIFTRAFRKDVCLLLSRCGCCHTHADFYRSQTLGSHLTCTQKMSKREPHSFGFYAYHIKMKGCLLNKGTT is encoded by the exons ATGGCTTCGCGGGCGGTCTGGCTCCTGTTTGCGCTGTCCGGTGTCCTGAATGCGCGCTCCTGCTGCGCTTATACCTGTCCGGCCATCTGCCAGTGCACCGCCGACTCgtttcagtgcagcagagacaCTCAGCTGGCCTCCCGGACAGGACCAACATCCGTGCTTCGACT AAGGCTCACTCATCTGCCCTTGAAAAGAGTTCCCACTCATGCCTTCAAGGAGCTGATCAACATAACAATAAT tgagATCTCCCAGAGCGACTGCATcacacatatacagacacaTGCCTTCCTCTCCCTCCACAGCCTGGCACAAAT CTCAGTGCAGAACATCAACAGTCTGAGGTTTATTGAAAAAGGCGCCTTCACTGACCTGCCCAAGCTGGAATATTT GAGCATCTCTAACACTGGCATTGCACACTTCCCAGACTTCACAACTATCTCTTCCCTGTCGTCAAATATTATCCT AGAGATGGCAGACAACATGGAAATCGACATCATTCCTGCCAATTCCTTCCAGGGTATCACAGAGGAGTATGTTGACAT GAACCTGGTTAGAAACGGCTTCAAGGAAATCAAATCACATGCATTCAATGGAACCAAGCTCAACACGCT AATTTTGAGAGACAACTGCTATCTCAGTAACATTCAAGAAGATGCTTTTGAAGGAGCCACAGGTCCAGCTGTTCT GGATGTTTCCTCTACGGCTCTGAGTTCCCTCCCCACTAATGGATTGAGGCAGGTTAGATTTCTGAAAGCCAGCCGTGCCTATGCTCTGAAGAGCCTCCCCCCACTGGAAAGCTTGGCTGAACTGCTGGAAGCTGAGCTCACCTACCCGAGCCACTGCTGTGCCTTCCACACATGGCGGCGGAAACAAAG GGAAAGTGCCTTAAAGAACTTGACAAAGTTTTGTGATCtcataaacacagaaat AGATCCGACAGCAGATGACATGAGCCTTATCAATGATATCAACTTTCAGTATCCAGACCTGGAATTTGACTGTCTCAACAACCCTTTTGTCAAATGCACTCCAGAGCCAGATGCTTTTAACCCTTGTGAGGACCTGCTGGGCTTTTCCTTCCTGCGCTGTCTCACCTGGATAATTATGGTTTTCGCTGTGGCTGGTAACCTGGCTGTTTTGGTCATCCTGCTAATTAGCCACCATAAGCTCACGGTCTCCAGATTCCTCATGTGTAACCTGGCCTTTGCTGACCTGTGCATGGGGCTTTATCTCATCCTAATTGCCTTCATGGACTACCACTCCCGTCACGAGTACTACAATCATGCCACAGACTGGCAGACTGGTCCTGGATGTGGCATAGCAGGGTTTCTGACTGTGTTTGCCAGTGAGCTATCGGTATACACACTGACTGTGATTAGCCTTGAACGCTGGCATACCATTACCAATGCCATGCATGTCAACAAGAGGCTGCGGCTGCATCATGTCACAGCCATGATGGTAGGAGGCTGGGCCTTCTCTCTGCTGGTTGCCCTGCTCCCTCTTGTGGGGGTCAGTAGTTACAGCAAAGTGAGCATCTGTCTGCCCATGGATATCGACACACTCAGCTCTCAGGTTTATGTGGTGGCTGTGCTCGTTCTCAATGTTGTTGCTTTCCTGGTGGTTTGTTACTGTTACATATGCATATATCTCAGTGTTCACAACCCAGAGCACTCCACCCGGCATGGAGACACCAAGATTGCCAAACGCATGGCTGTGCTCATTTTCACAGACTTCCTCTGCATGGCGCCGATCTCTTTTTTCGCCATCTCCGCAGCCCTGCGTATGCCCCTTATAACTGTGTCTCACTCGAAAATCCTGCTCATCCTTTTCTATCCTATCAACTCCCTCTGCAATCCTTTCTTGTACACCATCTTCACACGAGCGTTCAGGAAGGACGTATGCCTGTTGCTGAGTCGCTGTGGCTGCTGCCATACCCACGCTGACTTCTACAGGTCACAGACTCTGGGATCACACCTGACCTGCACCCAGAAAATGTCCAAACGAGAACCTCACTCATTTGGCTTTTATGCCTATCACATTAAGATGAAGGGTTGCCTTCTAAATAAGGGAACCACATGA